One genomic segment of Mesoterricola silvestris includes these proteins:
- a CDS encoding metal-dependent hydrolase → MPSLLGHAVAGLAITTAFQGDKLPRRTWALAALCAMAPDLDWFVSLLDMHRGHVLNHRGVAHSLFAALLIAATVFLLAYRRDQRRGSVWLCLTIAALSHGLLDALTSGGVGVALFMPFSETRWACVWQPGQVAPLPLGRVHTWRFLYSLWTELFWIGFPALLLAAWSRLLRRARLAPTLSEAVPESPF, encoded by the coding sequence ATGCCCTCCCTCCTCGGTCACGCCGTCGCCGGCCTGGCCATCACCACAGCCTTCCAGGGGGACAAGCTCCCCCGCCGCACCTGGGCCCTGGCCGCCCTCTGCGCCATGGCCCCGGACCTGGACTGGTTCGTGAGCCTCCTGGACATGCACCGGGGCCACGTGCTCAACCACCGGGGCGTGGCCCACTCCCTCTTCGCGGCCCTGCTCATCGCCGCCACCGTGTTCCTCCTGGCCTACCGCCGGGACCAGCGCCGGGGCTCCGTGTGGCTCTGCCTGACCATCGCCGCCCTGTCCCACGGCCTCCTGGACGCCCTCACCTCCGGCGGCGTCGGCGTGGCCCTCTTCATGCCCTTCTCCGAAACCCGCTGGGCCTGCGTGTGGCAGCCCGGCCAGGTGGCCCCCCTGCCCCTGGGCCGCGTCCACACCTGGCGCTTCCTGTACAGCCTCTGGACCGAACTCTTCTGGATCGGCTTCCCCGCCCTGCTGCTGGCGGCCTGGTCCCGGCTCCTCCGCCGGGCCCGCCTGGCCCCGACCTTGTCGGAGGCGGTGCCGGAGAGCCCCTTCTAG
- a CDS encoding YqiA/YcfP family alpha/beta fold hydrolase, translated as MPSLVYLHGFASGPGGSKGEHCRRWAGARSLDYHAPDLNLPTFEALTVTAQVEAVEALLGALPEPPVVVGSSLGGLVAAAVAQRGAALAGLILLAPAFGFAARRLEGPRWAGYRRRGTMPIFHHARNAWTRLGPALLADLPAWADEDRWTLEVPLAILHGTRDEAVPLDSSRAFASRHPGSVLVEVDDDHALLAEPTLRILDQLLRSALP; from the coding sequence TTGCCTAGCCTGGTCTACCTCCACGGCTTCGCCTCGGGCCCCGGGGGGTCCAAGGGCGAGCACTGCCGGCGCTGGGCCGGGGCGCGGAGCCTGGACTACCACGCCCCGGACCTGAACCTGCCCACCTTCGAGGCCCTCACCGTCACCGCCCAGGTGGAGGCGGTGGAGGCCCTCCTGGGCGCCCTGCCGGAGCCTCCGGTGGTGGTGGGCAGCAGCCTGGGGGGCCTGGTGGCCGCCGCCGTGGCCCAGCGGGGCGCCGCCCTGGCCGGCCTCATCCTCCTGGCCCCCGCCTTCGGCTTCGCCGCCCGGCGCCTGGAAGGCCCCCGCTGGGCCGGCTACCGCCGCCGGGGCACCATGCCCATCTTCCACCACGCCCGCAACGCCTGGACCCGCCTGGGCCCCGCACTGCTGGCGGACCTCCCCGCCTGGGCGGACGAGGACCGGTGGACCCTGGAGGTGCCCCTGGCCATCCTCCACGGCACCCGGGACGAGGCCGTCCCCCTCGACTCCAGCCGCGCCTTCGCGTCCCGGCACCCGGGGTCGGTACTCGTGGAAGTGGACGACGACCACGCCCTGCTGGCGGAACCCACGCTGAGGATCCTCGATCAATTGCTCCGTTCAGCCCTCCCTTAA
- the fabD gene encoding ACP S-malonyltransferase, with translation MSKTAWLFPGQGSQAVGMGVALAEAEPAARALLQEADEALGFRLSALMAQGPEEQLKLTEHTQPAILTHSTMVVRAYGERLPKPDFVAGHSLGEYSALVANGALRFADAVRTVRERGRAMQVAVPVGVGAMAAILGSTVADVEAACAEAQAQTGKVAVPANFNGPGQIVIAGHVEGVDAAMEILKAKGVRKMVKLPVSAPFHSPLMEPAKTHMEPLLAATVFAQPSCPLANNVDAALVSDPAALREGLVRQIPGAVRWEALTAALLREGVTAFYELGPGKVLSGLVKRQAKEAGIEVAAYAIGGPEDLQALA, from the coding sequence ATGAGCAAGACCGCGTGGTTGTTCCCGGGCCAGGGTTCCCAGGCCGTGGGCATGGGCGTGGCGCTGGCCGAGGCGGAACCCGCCGCCAGGGCCCTTCTCCAGGAGGCCGACGAGGCCCTGGGCTTCCGGCTCTCCGCCCTCATGGCCCAGGGCCCCGAGGAGCAGCTCAAGCTCACCGAGCACACCCAGCCCGCCATCCTCACCCACAGCACCATGGTGGTGCGCGCCTACGGGGAGCGCCTGCCCAAGCCCGACTTCGTGGCCGGCCACAGCCTGGGCGAGTACAGCGCCCTGGTGGCCAACGGCGCCCTCCGCTTCGCCGACGCCGTGCGCACCGTGCGCGAGCGGGGCCGGGCCATGCAGGTGGCCGTGCCCGTGGGCGTGGGCGCCATGGCCGCCATCCTGGGCTCCACCGTGGCCGACGTGGAGGCCGCCTGCGCCGAGGCCCAGGCCCAGACCGGCAAGGTGGCGGTCCCCGCCAACTTCAACGGCCCCGGCCAGATCGTCATCGCCGGCCACGTGGAGGGGGTGGACGCCGCCATGGAGATCCTCAAGGCCAAGGGCGTGCGCAAGATGGTCAAGCTCCCCGTGAGCGCGCCCTTCCACAGCCCCCTCATGGAGCCCGCCAAGACCCACATGGAGCCCCTGCTGGCCGCCACCGTCTTCGCCCAGCCCTCCTGCCCCCTGGCCAACAACGTGGACGCCGCCCTGGTTAGCGACCCCGCGGCCCTGCGGGAGGGCCTGGTGCGCCAGATCCCCGGCGCCGTGCGCTGGGAGGCCCTCACCGCCGCCCTGCTCCGGGAGGGCGTCACCGCCTTCTACGAACTGGGCCCCGGCAAGGTGCTCAGCGGCCTGGTGAAGCGCCAGGCCAAGGAGGCCGGCATCGAGGTGGCCGCCTACGCCATCGGCGGCCCCGAGGACCTGCAGGCCCTTGCCTAG
- the tsf gene encoding translation elongation factor Ts — MAYTALDVKALRDKTGLGMMDCKKALDENGGDMDKAMDYLRKKGLASSAAKAGRIAAEGIVESYIHPGGRVGVLIELNCETDFVARTENFTRLVREIAMHIAAHDPAPQFVTKEEVTQSFLDKEKEIATSQAMATGKPAAVVEKIVEGKMNKIYEEVCLLEQKFIMNGDLTVAQHLATKTAEIGEKLSIRRFTKYVMGEGLEKRNDDFAAEVAAQAAAANK, encoded by the coding sequence ATGGCATACACGGCCCTAGATGTGAAGGCCCTCCGGGACAAGACCGGCCTGGGCATGATGGACTGCAAGAAGGCCCTGGACGAGAACGGCGGGGACATGGACAAGGCCATGGACTACCTCCGCAAGAAGGGCCTGGCCTCCTCCGCCGCCAAGGCCGGCCGCATCGCCGCCGAAGGCATCGTGGAGTCCTACATCCACCCCGGCGGCCGCGTGGGCGTGCTCATCGAGCTCAACTGCGAGACCGATTTCGTGGCCCGCACCGAGAACTTCACCCGGCTCGTGCGCGAGATCGCCATGCACATCGCCGCCCACGACCCCGCGCCCCAGTTCGTGACCAAGGAAGAGGTGACCCAGTCCTTCCTGGACAAGGAGAAGGAGATCGCCACCTCCCAGGCCATGGCCACCGGCAAGCCCGCCGCCGTCGTGGAGAAGATCGTCGAAGGCAAGATGAACAAGATCTACGAGGAAGTCTGCCTCCTGGAGCAGAAGTTCATCATGAACGGCGATCTCACCGTCGCCCAGCACCTGGCCACCAAGACCGCCGAGATCGGCGAGAAGCTGAGCATCCGCCGCTTCACGAAGTACGTGATGGGCGAGGGCCTGGAAAAGCGCAACGACGACTTCGCTGCGGAAGTGGCCGCCCAGGCCGCCGCCGCCAACAAGTAG
- the rpsB gene encoding 30S ribosomal protein S2, translating to MAAIQMKELLEAGVHFGHQTKRWNPKMKKYIFGARNSIYIIDLQKTLRLWNTAANFLTKAASEGKNFLFVATKPQAQELIAEQAQRCGAFYVNNRWLGGMLTNFATIKKSLDKLKDIEATLNDPARTAQLTKKEILTLTRSKEKLEASFAGIRDMRAVPDVIFVIDPHREDIAITEAAKLGLKIVGLVDTNCDPDKINYVIPANDDAIRSILLFSERVADSILEGRQSFQDKGDSDNMKAMMAEKMNEGGEA from the coding sequence ATGGCTGCCATCCAAATGAAGGAACTGCTTGAAGCCGGTGTGCACTTCGGCCACCAGACCAAGCGCTGGAACCCCAAGATGAAGAAGTACATCTTCGGCGCCCGCAACAGCATCTACATCATCGACCTGCAGAAGACGCTCCGCCTCTGGAACACGGCCGCCAACTTCCTCACCAAGGCCGCCAGCGAAGGCAAGAACTTCCTCTTCGTCGCCACCAAGCCCCAGGCCCAGGAGCTCATCGCCGAGCAGGCCCAGCGCTGCGGCGCCTTCTACGTGAACAACCGCTGGCTGGGCGGCATGCTCACCAACTTCGCCACCATCAAGAAGTCCCTGGACAAGCTCAAGGACATCGAGGCCACCCTCAATGATCCCGCCCGCACCGCCCAGCTGACCAAGAAGGAAATCCTCACCCTGACCCGCTCCAAGGAGAAGCTCGAAGCCTCCTTCGCCGGCATCCGGGACATGCGCGCGGTTCCCGACGTCATCTTCGTCATCGATCCCCACCGCGAGGACATCGCCATCACCGAGGCCGCCAAGCTGGGCCTGAAGATCGTGGGCCTGGTGGACACCAACTGCGATCCCGACAAGATCAACTACGTGATCCCCGCCAACGACGACGCGATCCGCTCCATCCTGCTCTTCTCCGAGCGCGTGGCCGACTCCATCCTCGAAGGCCGCCAGTCCTTCCAGGACAAGGGCGACAGCGACAACATGAAGGCCATGATGGCCGAGAAGATGAACGAAGGCGGCGAAGCCTAG
- the rpsI gene encoding 30S ribosomal protein S9, protein MAISQNYGTGRRKSCTARVFLRPGTGKVTVNGRTEENYFPNAVLRMVVHQPLVLAELDGKFDLVVSVSGGGPAGQASAIRMGLSRALLGYNDQLKSMLRQAGLLTRDPRMKERKKPGQMGARRRFQFSKR, encoded by the coding sequence ATGGCGATTTCCCAGAACTACGGAACCGGTCGGCGCAAGTCCTGCACGGCTCGCGTCTTCCTGCGTCCCGGCACCGGCAAGGTCACCGTGAACGGCCGCACCGAGGAGAACTACTTCCCCAACGCCGTGCTGCGCATGGTGGTGCACCAGCCCCTCGTTCTGGCCGAGCTGGATGGCAAGTTCGATCTGGTCGTGTCCGTGTCCGGCGGCGGCCCCGCCGGCCAGGCTTCGGCCATCCGCATGGGCCTCTCCCGCGCCCTCCTGGGCTACAACGACCAGCTGAAGAGCATGCTCCGCCAGGCCGGCCTGCTCACCCGCGATCCTCGCATGAAGGAACGCAAGAAGCCCGGTCAGATGGGCGCCCGTCGCCGCTTCCAGTTCTCGAAGCGCTAG
- the rplM gene encoding 50S ribosomal protein L13, whose product MSTYFPKGQDLINRKWFVVDATGLPVGRLSTVVADVLSGKSKPTWTPFIDTGDHVVVINAAKAVFTGKKGTQKFYRRTSTQPGSMVEVRADVMKITFPGRIIESAVKGMLPKGPLGRAMYRKLKVYDGAEHQQQSQQPETLAIKL is encoded by the coding sequence ATGAGCACCTATTTCCCCAAGGGTCAAGACCTCATCAACCGCAAGTGGTTCGTCGTGGACGCCACCGGACTGCCCGTGGGCCGTCTGAGCACCGTCGTCGCCGACGTCCTCTCCGGCAAGAGCAAGCCGACCTGGACCCCCTTCATCGACACCGGCGACCACGTGGTGGTCATCAATGCCGCCAAGGCCGTCTTCACCGGCAAGAAGGGCACGCAGAAGTTCTACCGCCGCACCAGCACCCAGCCCGGCAGCATGGTCGAGGTGCGGGCGGACGTCATGAAGATCACCTTCCCCGGCCGCATCATCGAGAGCGCCGTGAAGGGCATGCTGCCCAAGGGCCCCCTGGGCCGCGCGATGTATCGCAAGCTCAAGGTCTACGACGGCGCCGAGCACCAGCAGCAGTCGCAGCAGCCTGAAACCCTGGCTATCAAGCTCTAA
- a CDS encoding gamma carbonic anhydrase family protein, with product MILPFQGMAPRIGERVLVAPNATVLGDVALGDDTSVWFNCVLRGDVNAISIGRRVNIQDFCCLHVTNQRWSLTLEDEVSIAHNVMLHGCTVRRGALVGMSSTIMDGADVGEGCLVAAGSLLKEGFKAPPGTLVAGWPATVKGPLSPAQRELVAGIWPRYVHYKEAYFKDGWPVAVSPAAAFPEPGFREGHLFP from the coding sequence GTGATTCTTCCATTCCAAGGCATGGCTCCGCGCATCGGCGAACGCGTCCTGGTGGCCCCCAACGCAACGGTACTGGGGGACGTGGCCCTGGGGGACGACACCTCGGTGTGGTTCAACTGCGTGCTCCGGGGGGACGTGAACGCCATCTCCATCGGGCGCCGGGTGAACATCCAGGATTTCTGCTGTCTCCACGTCACCAACCAGCGGTGGTCCCTCACCCTGGAGGACGAGGTGAGCATCGCCCACAACGTCATGCTCCACGGCTGCACCGTGCGCCGCGGGGCCCTGGTGGGCATGAGCTCGACGATCATGGACGGCGCGGACGTGGGCGAAGGGTGCCTGGTGGCGGCAGGATCGCTCCTGAAGGAGGGCTTCAAGGCCCCGCCCGGGACCCTGGTGGCGGGGTGGCCCGCCACGGTGAAGGGTCCCCTCTCCCCCGCGCAGCGGGAGCTGGTGGCCGGCATCTGGCCGCGGTACGTGCACTACAAGGAGGCCTACTTCAAGGACGGGTGGCCCGTGGCCGTGTCCCCCGCGGCGGCCTTCCCTGAACCCGGCTTCCGGGAGGGGCATCTTTTCCCCTAG
- a CDS encoding TonB-dependent receptor domain-containing protein, with amino-acid sequence MARPWLLGGVIYATFIGQGLLGAEGRRPSQAGSESSQFFARGFELEFGNDFEVDLGGLPLNTPSHVRGPGYLDTALVIPEVVEGFQYARGLYRSTQTAVAGKASMELVAAQREPFFSVTYGGARTDRFARFLWTETLPSRLTYALDITRTERPWDDLLGSARMNAAFRKDGEGRHGPWTFTLLGSDDRTDGGGASPARPWTGGGGPDDARVGDGTWNRRVLLGWRLTTRSGPGSSGQVRVYAGGHHQRIWNNWTYFLRDPVKGDQLEQVDRRAFAGLDSERTRDHGPWTFLAGLQLRADRVTAEVNPTLDRKPVDASPTPRQTATGGLYHGTAHGQATLRMGHGWESFLALRLDLQTNRIRTSTGPWTPQDRSMALGSPRAGISFSPSEGTVFSASAGRGFRVGDAFRDTQPMVRTTSVEVSAQTRPLPPWVASLTLWRLDLETEVLFDPGQNAFTSRGPAHHEGLELYNEVKRGPWRGELAWGWNRAAFKAPAHGLDQVPGAVPLTGYLGLGWKDRGFALEAKVRRTGVRPLTPDGAARASRQDALELRAEVALDRWTFGVEVINAFSLKKFNYEYQYASRFPDGPVVQDLHRKAADPQAIRVEIRRRF; translated from the coding sequence ATGGCAAGGCCTTGGCTTCTGGGTGGTGTGATTTACGCGACGTTCATCGGACAGGGCCTCCTGGGAGCGGAGGGCCGCCGCCCCTCCCAGGCGGGTTCCGAGTCCTCCCAGTTCTTCGCCCGGGGTTTCGAACTGGAATTCGGGAACGATTTCGAGGTGGACCTGGGGGGCCTGCCGCTCAACACCCCCTCCCACGTGCGGGGCCCCGGCTACCTGGACACCGCGCTGGTGATCCCGGAGGTGGTGGAGGGCTTCCAGTACGCCCGGGGCCTCTACCGTTCCACCCAGACCGCGGTGGCGGGGAAGGCCTCCATGGAACTGGTCGCCGCCCAGCGGGAGCCCTTCTTCTCGGTCACGTACGGGGGAGCGCGCACGGACCGCTTCGCGCGCTTCCTCTGGACCGAGACGCTGCCTTCGCGGCTCACCTACGCCCTGGACATCACCCGCACGGAGCGGCCCTGGGACGACCTCCTGGGCTCGGCGCGCATGAACGCGGCCTTCCGCAAGGACGGCGAGGGGCGCCACGGACCCTGGACCTTCACCCTGCTGGGTTCGGACGACAGGACCGACGGCGGCGGCGCCAGCCCCGCGCGCCCCTGGACCGGGGGCGGCGGCCCCGACGACGCCCGGGTGGGCGACGGCACCTGGAACCGGCGCGTGCTCCTGGGCTGGCGCCTGACCACCCGGAGCGGCCCCGGTTCCTCCGGGCAGGTGCGGGTCTACGCAGGCGGCCACCATCAGCGCATCTGGAACAACTGGACCTACTTCCTGCGGGACCCCGTGAAGGGGGACCAGCTCGAGCAGGTGGACCGCAGGGCCTTCGCGGGCCTGGATTCCGAGCGCACCCGGGACCACGGCCCCTGGACCTTCCTGGCGGGCCTCCAGCTGCGCGCGGACCGCGTCACCGCCGAGGTGAACCCCACCCTGGACCGCAAACCCGTGGACGCCTCGCCCACGCCCCGCCAGACGGCGACGGGGGGCCTGTACCACGGAACGGCCCACGGCCAGGCCACCTTGAGGATGGGCCATGGGTGGGAGTCCTTCCTGGCCCTGCGCCTGGATCTCCAGACGAACCGCATCCGGACCTCCACGGGCCCCTGGACGCCCCAGGACCGCAGCATGGCTCTGGGCAGCCCCCGGGCCGGAATCTCCTTCTCGCCGTCGGAGGGGACGGTCTTCTCCGCCAGCGCCGGCCGCGGGTTCCGGGTGGGCGACGCCTTCCGGGACACCCAGCCCATGGTGCGCACCACCAGCGTCGAGGTGAGCGCCCAGACCCGCCCCCTGCCTCCCTGGGTGGCCAGCCTCACCCTCTGGCGCCTGGACCTGGAAACCGAGGTCCTCTTCGACCCCGGCCAGAACGCCTTCACCTCCCGGGGCCCCGCCCACCACGAGGGCCTGGAGCTGTACAACGAGGTGAAGCGGGGCCCCTGGCGCGGGGAGCTGGCGTGGGGCTGGAACCGGGCCGCCTTCAAGGCCCCCGCCCACGGCCTGGACCAGGTGCCCGGCGCCGTCCCCCTGACGGGGTACCTGGGCCTGGGCTGGAAGGACCGGGGCTTCGCCCTGGAGGCCAAGGTGCGCCGCACCGGGGTGCGCCCCCTCACCCCGGACGGGGCCGCCCGCGCCAGCCGGCAGGACGCCCTGGAGCTCAGGGCCGAGGTGGCCCTGGACCGGTGGACCTTCGGCGTCGAGGTGATCAACGCCTTCAGCCTCAAGAAATTCAATTACGAGTACCAGTACGCCTCGCGCTTCCCGGACGGGCCCGTGGTCCAGGACCTGCACCGCAAGGCCGCCGACCCCCAGGCGATCCGGGTGGAAATCCGGCGGCGATTCTGA
- the efp gene encoding elongation factor P codes for MPFINAVQLRVGMIVNFENELCRVTAVEHQTPGNLPARIATKMKRLKDGLNRENRFGSAEKVDKASLEQHMMEFLYEDGGNIVLMNGETYEQMEIPKEFMGDDAVFLQPNMVVEVEFYEEKPLSITLPPSVVLEIVETEPVMKNANATGSYKPAKMENGVIVNVPPYMEAGEKIRVNTVDRSFMERVK; via the coding sequence ATGCCCTTCATCAACGCCGTCCAGCTCCGCGTGGGGATGATCGTCAATTTCGAGAACGAACTGTGCCGGGTGACCGCCGTGGAGCACCAGACCCCCGGCAACCTTCCCGCCCGCATCGCCACCAAGATGAAGCGCCTCAAGGACGGCCTCAACCGGGAGAACCGCTTCGGTTCCGCCGAGAAGGTGGACAAGGCCAGCCTCGAGCAGCACATGATGGAATTCCTCTACGAGGACGGCGGCAACATCGTGCTCATGAACGGCGAGACCTACGAGCAGATGGAGATCCCCAAGGAATTCATGGGCGACGACGCCGTCTTCCTCCAGCCCAACATGGTGGTGGAAGTCGAATTCTACGAAGAGAAGCCCCTGAGCATCACCCTCCCCCCCAGCGTCGTGCTGGAGATCGTCGAGACCGAGCCCGTCATGAAGAACGCCAACGCCACGGGTTCCTACAAGCCCGCCAAAATGGAGAACGGCGTGATCGTGAACGTGCCGCCCTACATGGAAGCCGGCGAAAAGATCCGCGTGAACACCGTGGACCGCTCCTTCATGGAACGCGTCAAGTAG
- a CDS encoding HAD-IIB family hydrolase, with protein MRENGIYILLISVHGLIRGEAPELGRDPDTGGQVLYVLELAKALGRRPEVAQVDLLTRLVQDPGLPADYARPEEALGPHARIIRLPFGPRRYIRKELIWDHLDQLVDRFLVYARELPRLPDLLHSHYGDAGLVAQRLSALLGIPFLHTGHSLGRCKRDRLLQAGGKEAALERTFHFQRRIRAEDEVLSHAARVVASTRQEVSEQYGLYGHFDPRRAVIIPPGTDLARFTPAVGRRADAAVASVVDRFLSRPRKPLLLCIGRPVPSKNILGLVEAFGLDAELRAKANLLLVAGHHEDIRDMDEEGRRTWESLLLTLDRHDLFGSVAFPRTHAPGDIPGFYRLAAQRRGVYVNPSVQESFGLTLIEAAATGLPVVTTDSGGPRDIVANCRNGAVVESLEPAALSAAIREALDDPARWAVWARNGLRRVRDTYSWDAHVDKYLKVLQRVLKRGRKRIRRERASVDPAPGTSPFLHARAALICDLDGTLLGDRDALDQLLAWIRRQRGALAFGVATGRRLDSALWALHAWGVPEPDVIISGIGTEIRYAFNRTPDLAWENHIRQGWRREELAALLKDVPGLRPQNRRRQGPYKLSYTVRPGRFPPLEEVAASVNQAGLRANLVYSESRNLDVLPHCASKGHAVRYLAFKWGIPLDRFLVAGDSGNDRDMLLGDSLGIVVANHSQELGELRGRSRVYFASQAYAAGILEGIRHYSLRLPLPLTPDPAPAPPSSGGSASRG; from the coding sequence GTGAGGGAAAATGGCATCTACATCCTGTTGATCAGCGTCCATGGGCTGATCCGGGGGGAAGCGCCGGAGCTGGGGCGGGATCCGGATACGGGGGGGCAGGTGCTCTACGTGCTGGAGTTGGCCAAGGCGCTGGGGAGGCGGCCGGAGGTGGCGCAGGTGGACTTGCTCACCCGGTTAGTGCAGGATCCGGGGCTGCCCGCGGACTACGCCCGGCCGGAGGAGGCGCTGGGGCCCCATGCGCGGATCATCCGGCTGCCCTTCGGGCCCCGGCGGTACATTCGCAAGGAGCTGATCTGGGACCACCTGGACCAGCTGGTGGACCGCTTCCTGGTGTACGCCCGGGAGCTGCCGCGGCTGCCGGATCTCCTGCACAGCCACTACGGCGACGCGGGGCTGGTGGCCCAGCGGTTGTCCGCTCTCCTGGGCATCCCCTTCCTGCACACGGGGCACTCCCTGGGGCGCTGCAAGCGGGACCGGCTCCTGCAGGCCGGCGGGAAGGAGGCGGCCCTGGAGCGCACCTTCCACTTCCAGCGGCGCATCCGGGCGGAGGACGAGGTGCTGAGCCACGCGGCGCGGGTGGTGGCCAGCACCCGCCAGGAGGTGTCCGAGCAGTACGGGCTCTACGGCCACTTCGATCCGCGCCGGGCGGTGATCATCCCCCCGGGCACGGACCTGGCCCGCTTCACGCCGGCGGTGGGGCGCCGGGCCGACGCCGCCGTGGCGTCCGTGGTGGACCGCTTCCTGTCCCGGCCCCGCAAGCCCCTGCTCCTGTGCATCGGCCGCCCCGTGCCCTCCAAGAACATCCTGGGCCTGGTGGAGGCCTTCGGGCTGGACGCGGAACTGCGGGCCAAGGCCAACCTGCTCCTGGTGGCCGGGCACCACGAGGACATCCGCGACATGGACGAGGAGGGGCGGCGAACCTGGGAGAGCCTGCTGCTGACCCTGGACCGCCACGATCTCTTCGGCTCCGTGGCCTTCCCCCGCACCCACGCGCCGGGGGACATCCCGGGCTTCTACCGCCTGGCGGCGCAGCGCCGGGGCGTCTACGTGAACCCGTCGGTGCAGGAGAGCTTCGGCCTGACGCTCATCGAGGCCGCGGCCACGGGGCTGCCCGTGGTGACCACCGACTCCGGCGGCCCCCGGGACATCGTGGCCAACTGCCGCAACGGCGCGGTGGTGGAATCCCTGGAGCCCGCGGCGCTGTCCGCGGCCATCCGGGAGGCCCTGGACGACCCGGCCCGGTGGGCGGTGTGGGCCCGCAACGGCCTGCGCCGGGTGCGCGACACCTACAGCTGGGACGCCCACGTGGACAAGTACCTCAAGGTCCTCCAGCGCGTCCTCAAGCGCGGGCGCAAGCGGATCCGCCGGGAGCGGGCCTCGGTGGATCCGGCCCCGGGCACCTCCCCCTTCCTCCATGCCCGGGCCGCCCTCATCTGCGACCTGGACGGCACGCTCCTGGGGGACCGGGACGCCCTGGACCAGCTCCTGGCCTGGATCCGCCGCCAGCGGGGGGCCCTGGCCTTCGGGGTGGCCACGGGGCGCAGGCTGGACAGCGCCCTGTGGGCCCTCCACGCCTGGGGCGTGCCCGAGCCGGACGTGATCATCAGCGGCATCGGCACCGAGATCCGCTACGCCTTCAACCGCACCCCGGACCTGGCCTGGGAGAACCACATCCGCCAGGGCTGGCGCCGGGAGGAGCTGGCCGCCCTCCTCAAGGACGTCCCCGGCCTGCGCCCCCAGAACCGGCGCCGCCAGGGCCCCTACAAGCTCAGCTACACGGTGCGTCCCGGGCGCTTCCCGCCCCTGGAGGAGGTGGCGGCCTCCGTGAACCAGGCCGGGCTCCGGGCCAACCTGGTGTACTCCGAATCCCGCAACCTGGACGTGCTGCCCCACTGCGCCTCCAAGGGCCACGCGGTGCGCTACCTGGCCTTCAAGTGGGGGATCCCCCTGGACCGGTTCCTGGTGGCGGGGGATTCGGGCAACGACCGGGACATGCTCCTGGGGGACAGCCTGGGCATCGTGGTGGCCAATCACAGCCAGGAGCTGGGCGAGCTGCGGGGCCGGTCCCGGGTGTACTTCGCCAGCCAGGCCTACGCCGCCGGGATCCTGGAGGGGATCCGCCACTACAGCCTCCGGCTGCCCCTGCCCCTCACGCCTGATCCTGCCCCGGCGCCTCCATCGTCCGGAGGCTCGGCGTCCCGAGGGTGA